ATGGCTGGTGATGTTCCCTTTGGTGCAAGCAATGCCCCCCAAGTTGAGAACTCATAACCTTTAATACTCTCGTTAATCGTTGGCACATTTGGTAACAATGGGGATCGAGTTTTACTTGCTACGCCAAGTACTTTCAGTTTGCCTGCGCGAATATGTGGCAGCACTACGGATAAGGCGCTAATCATTACGGGCACTTGGCCAGCCATGACATCAGTTACTGCCGCTGCTGCTCCGCGATATGGGATGTGCACAATTGGAGCACCAGTGTATTGACGGAAAATCTCCATGCCAATGTGTTGCGGCGATCCGTTGCCACCAGAGGCGTAATCAATCTTGCCCGGTTTTTCCTTTGCGATACGCACGAGATCTGCCGCAGTGTTGCCTGGAAATGAAGGGTTAGCAACCAAGACAAATGTAATTGCCGCTACTTCAGAAATAGGTGCGAAGCTTTGAATGGGGTCGTAGTCAATTTTTTATATAGATTAGGCAACATTGTCAGAATGCTGTCATTAAAAGCTCCCAAAACATAACCATCAGCTGGGCTCTGAGCTACCTTCGCGGTGCCAATAAGTCCCGCGCCACCAGGAATATTTTCAATTGTGATGGCTTGTCCAAGACTTTCACCCATCTTCTGGGCAATTGGACGCATCAAGATATCAACACCGCTGCCTGCTTGGAGTGGCATGATGGTCTGAATAGTCCGGCTAGGGTAGTTAGCTTGTGCCTTTGCTACTCCGCAAAAAAGCAATTCAATAAAAGTGGCACTTACCAATATAAAAGTCTTTATTTTCATTTTGTCTCAATCTGTTTTTTTTATTTTCATTCCGTTGATACAGAATGTTTTTTCATATCTTAGCGCAATAAAAAACCGCCCGTAGGCGGTTTCTATAAAAGGCTGGTTGGCTATTACTCAACTGCCTTGACCATATCCTCAACCACTTTCTTCGCATCGCCGAAGACCATCATGGTTTTATCCATGTAGAAGAGTTCATTATCTAGGCCGGCGTAACCTGCTGCCATTGAGCGCTTATTCACAATGATAGTTTTGGCTTTAAATGCTTCCAAAATTGGCATGCCAAAGATTGGGCTGCCTGGGGTGCGGGCTGCAGGATTAACCACATCGTTGGCACCGAGAACTAAAACCACATCCGCTTGGCCGAAATCACTGTTGATATCTTCCATTTCGAATACTTGATCGTATGGCACTTCTGCTTCAGCCAATAGCACGTTCATGTGACCAGGCATGCGACCAGCCACAGGGTGAATCGCATATTTAACAGTTACACCATGGTGAGTCAGTTTTTCTGTTAACTCTTTCAAGGCATGCTGAGCACGAGCAACAGCGAGACCATAACCAGGAACAATAATCACAGTGTCGGCATTTTCCATGAGGAATGCAGCATCTTCAGGTGAGCCTGTCTTGTAATTTTTTGGACCGCCATCATCAGCACCGCCAGCCGCTGCTTCGGCACCAAAGCCGCCAAGCAATACGGCGAGGATCGAGCGGTTCATTGCCTTACACATAATGTAAGAAAGAATCGCGCCTGAAGAGCCTACACATGCGCCAGCAATAATCAGCACTGGGTTATTCAGGGTGAAGCCGATACCAGCGGCTGCCCAACCAGAATAGCTGTTCAGCATGGATACCACCACAGGCATATCTGCACCACCAATTGGAATGATCAAGGTGATGCCGAGTACCAAGGCAATGGCACACATTGCCATAAAAGCCGCATGACTATCTGCCATGTAGTAAGCAATACCAGCGCTAACCATGGAGATAGCAAGAATCAAATTGAGTAAATGTTGGCCAGTAAAGCTAACTGGTTTACCACTTACTTTTCCTGAGAGTTTGCCAAATGCAATGACGGAAGCGGTGAAAGTAATCGCTCCAATAAAGGCACCAATAAATAGCTCAATCTTTTGTGCGCCAGTATGGTCATGCGCGGTATTAAATACTGCAGCGATCGCAATTAATACTGCTGATAAACCTACAAATGAGTGCATCAATGCCACTAGCTCTGGCATCTTCGTCATCTGCACGCGTTTTGCCGCAAGGGTACCAATAATGGCGCCACCCACAACAGCCGCAGCAATGAGTGAGACAGCAGGCTTGAAGTCAGGAATAAAGAAGGTGGTAATTACCGCTAACAACATACCAATCATGCCAAAGGTATTGCCTTGGCGTGAAGTGGTTGGTGAAGACAAACCGCGCAATGCGAGGATGAACAACACCGATGAAATGAGATAAGAAATAGCAGTTATGTTTGACATTGTTTTGGTCTCTTGTGTTCTCTATCGAGGTCTTGTTCTATTTATTTAGCTGCATCAGCCGAATTTGCTGCATTTGTTTTGGGTGCTTTTTTCTTGAACATTTCAAGCATGCGACGAGTCACCATGAAGCCACCAAAAATATTAATTGACGCTAGAAATACAGCAATCGCACCAATAACGCTGGT
This DNA window, taken from Polynucleobacter sp. MWH-UH25E, encodes the following:
- a CDS encoding NAD(P)(+) transhydrogenase (Re/Si-specific) subunit beta, with amino-acid sequence MSNITAISYLISSVLFILALRGLSSPTTSRQGNTFGMIGMLLAVITTFFIPDFKPAVSLIAAAVVGGAIIGTLAAKRVQMTKMPELVALMHSFVGLSAVLIAIAAVFNTAHDHTGAQKIELFIGAFIGAITFTASVIAFGKLSGKVSGKPVSFTGQHLLNLILAISMVSAGIAYYMADSHAAFMAMCAIALVLGITLIIPIGGADMPVVVSMLNSYSGWAAAGIGFTLNNPVLIIAGACVGSSGAILSYIMCKAMNRSILAVLLGGFGAEAAAGGADDGGPKNYKTGSPEDAAFLMENADTVIIVPGYGLAVARAQHALKELTEKLTHHGVTVKYAIHPVAGRMPGHMNVLLAEAEVPYDQVFEMEDINSDFGQADVVLVLGANDVVNPAARTPGSPIFGMPILEAFKAKTIIVNKRSMAAGYAGLDNELFYMDKTMMVFGDAKKVVEDMVKAVE